In bacterium, the genomic window CAAATCGTGAACCTTTTTTCACTGGATTTGAATGCCTCTCAGATTACTCAAATCACCGGTCTTAACCGGAATACTATCAACCGATATCTCTCGGAAATTCGA contains:
- a CDS encoding IS1595 family transposase gives rise to the protein MTLKNRYANRLKNSEAKIRQIVNLFSLDLNASQITQITGLNRNTINRYLSEIR